A single region of the Paraburkholderia megapolitana genome encodes:
- the tsaE gene encoding tRNA (adenosine(37)-N6)-threonylcarbamoyltransferase complex ATPase subunit type 1 TsaE has translation MPDQPDRLLQLPANALLERHFALADEAATIAFGVRFADAIETVRTAPLPSGGQRTFQGLQVQLVGDLGAGKTTLVRATLRGLGHTGRVRSPTYTLVEPYAVERPDGELELYHFDLYRFTDPAEWADAGFREYFDSGAICLVEWPQQAGGLLGTPDLVFSLEVAGDGRQLVARAYSEPGKACLERC, from the coding sequence ATGCCCGACCAGCCCGATCGCCTTCTTCAATTGCCCGCTAACGCCCTGCTCGAGCGCCACTTCGCGCTCGCGGACGAAGCCGCCACCATTGCGTTCGGTGTGCGCTTCGCGGACGCGATCGAAACCGTCCGTACTGCGCCGCTGCCGTCGGGTGGCCAGCGTACGTTTCAGGGGCTGCAAGTACAGCTCGTCGGCGATCTCGGTGCGGGCAAAACCACCCTCGTGCGCGCAACCTTGCGCGGCCTCGGCCACACCGGTCGAGTGCGCAGCCCGACCTACACACTCGTCGAACCGTATGCGGTCGAGCGTCCCGATGGGGAACTTGAGCTGTATCACTTCGATCTGTATCGATTCACCGATCCGGCCGAATGGGCCGATGCCGGCTTTCGCGAGTACTTCGATTCCGGGGCGATCTGCCTCGTCGAATGGCCGCAACAGGCGGGCGGTCTGCTAGGCACACCGGATCTTGTTTTCTCGCTCGAAGTCGCTGGCGACGGGCGTCAGCTCGTCGCACGCGCATACAGCGAACCAGGAAAAGCATGTCTCGAAAGATGTTGA
- a CDS encoding N-acetylmuramoyl-L-alanine amidase: MSRKMLIKPFHSIEAAATATHNWRRRQILRAGASTLILGLVAPRLAHASSVLGVRVWPARDYTRVTIESDQPLQTTQQTLQSPDRLVVDLTGLDLDQALRDLVSKITPNDPQIQAVRVGQYQPHVVRMVFDLKGSVKPQVFTLQPIGAYKYRLVFDLYPAVAPDPLMDLLAQSERKQQQLNDSNSTPPATLSGPATPPAGTDNSDAFFQRYAQNNPPAGDTVRPPARVTPTPTTPTRPSGKPPVAPPTAIARNDNSDDSRDDNGSGDDSYKFTAPKSGNGSTVRLLTVAIDPGHGGEDPGAIGGGGTYEKHIALDIAKKLRAKIDAQPNMRSMMTRDADFFVPLNVRVQKARRVGADLFVSIHADAFTTPQASGSSVFALSDHGASSAAARWMANKENSSDQIGGINVKTADASVNRALFDMSTTAQIRDSMRYGNFVLNEIGDINKLHKGSVEQAGFAVLKAPDIPSILVETAFISNPDEERRLNDDTYRDKMANAILKGIKRYFAANPPLAKNRMA; the protein is encoded by the coding sequence ATGTCTCGAAAGATGTTGATCAAACCGTTTCATTCGATCGAAGCAGCCGCCACCGCCACGCATAACTGGCGGCGCAGGCAGATCCTGCGCGCCGGCGCGTCGACGCTGATTCTCGGCCTCGTCGCACCGCGTCTCGCGCACGCGAGTTCGGTGCTCGGCGTACGCGTATGGCCAGCGCGCGACTACACCCGCGTGACGATCGAATCCGATCAGCCGCTGCAAACCACACAACAAACGCTGCAGTCGCCCGACCGGCTGGTGGTGGACCTGACCGGCCTCGATCTCGATCAGGCGCTGCGCGACCTGGTCTCGAAGATCACGCCGAACGATCCGCAGATCCAGGCCGTGCGCGTCGGGCAGTATCAGCCGCATGTCGTGCGGATGGTGTTCGACCTGAAGGGATCGGTGAAGCCGCAGGTGTTCACGCTGCAACCGATCGGCGCTTACAAGTACCGCCTGGTGTTCGATCTGTATCCCGCCGTTGCACCCGACCCGTTGATGGATCTGCTCGCGCAGTCCGAGCGCAAGCAACAGCAGCTCAACGACAGCAACAGCACGCCGCCCGCGACACTGAGCGGCCCAGCCACGCCGCCCGCCGGGACCGACAACAGCGATGCGTTCTTCCAGCGCTACGCGCAGAACAACCCGCCCGCGGGCGACACCGTGCGTCCGCCGGCGCGCGTCACGCCGACGCCCACCACACCGACGCGTCCGTCCGGCAAGCCGCCGGTGGCACCGCCCACGGCGATCGCGCGCAACGACAATAGCGACGACAGCCGCGATGACAACGGCAGCGGTGACGACAGCTACAAGTTCACCGCGCCGAAGTCCGGCAACGGCAGCACGGTACGCCTGCTCACGGTAGCGATCGATCCCGGTCACGGCGGCGAGGACCCGGGCGCGATCGGCGGCGGCGGCACATACGAAAAACACATCGCGCTCGACATCGCAAAGAAACTGCGCGCGAAGATCGATGCGCAGCCGAACATGCGCTCGATGATGACTCGCGACGCCGACTTCTTCGTGCCGCTCAACGTGCGTGTGCAAAAAGCGCGGCGCGTCGGCGCGGACCTGTTCGTGTCGATCCACGCCGATGCGTTCACGACGCCGCAGGCGAGCGGATCGTCGGTGTTTGCGCTGTCGGATCACGGCGCGTCTAGCGCCGCGGCACGCTGGATGGCGAACAAGGAGAACTCGTCGGATCAGATCGGCGGGATTAACGTGAAGACCGCCGATGCAAGCGTCAACCGCGCGCTCTTCGACATGTCGACCACCGCGCAGATCCGCGATTCGATGCGCTACGGCAATTTCGTACTGAATGAGATCGGCGACATCAACAAGCTGCACAAGGGCTCGGTCGAACAGGCCGGCTTCGCCGTGCTGAAAGCGCCCGACATCCCGTCGATCCTCGTCGAGACCGCGTTCATCAGCAACCCCGACGAAGAACGGCGGCTCAACGACGACACCTATCGCGACAAGATGGCGAACGCGATCCTGAAAGGCATCAAGCGTTATTTCGCGGCGAACCCGCCGCTGGCGAAAAACCGCATGGCTTAG
- a CDS encoding pirin family protein has product MSSSIKAVLKPHLRDIGNLAVRRVLPAMAARLVGPFIFFDHMGPATLAAGVGLDVRPHPHIGLATVTYLFEGAIMHRDSLGTEQKIVPGDVNWMTAGRGIVHSERTPPAERAAGTTIHGIQTWVALPLADEDIEPSFEHHPAATLPQIKRNGVTLRVIAGTAFGHTAPARTFSGTLYVAAHFTPGSAFALEPEHDERGVYLVEGDLAIDGTPLEPGQMAVLVPGETVTLASTGGATVMLAGGEKLEGERFIEWNFVASSREKIELAKTAWTDQQMGKVPGETEWIPLPERKPA; this is encoded by the coding sequence ATGTCCTCCTCGATCAAAGCGGTCCTCAAACCTCATTTGCGCGACATCGGCAATCTCGCCGTGCGGCGTGTGCTGCCGGCAATGGCAGCGCGCCTGGTGGGCCCGTTCATCTTCTTCGACCACATGGGGCCGGCCACGCTCGCAGCGGGCGTCGGTCTCGACGTGCGCCCCCATCCGCACATCGGTCTCGCGACGGTCACCTATCTGTTCGAAGGCGCGATCATGCATCGCGACAGTCTCGGCACTGAGCAGAAGATCGTCCCCGGCGACGTCAACTGGATGACGGCCGGCCGCGGCATCGTTCATTCGGAGCGCACGCCGCCGGCTGAACGCGCAGCCGGCACGACGATCCACGGCATCCAGACCTGGGTCGCGCTACCGCTAGCGGACGAAGACATCGAGCCGTCGTTCGAACATCATCCAGCCGCAACGCTGCCGCAGATCAAGCGTAACGGCGTCACGCTGCGTGTCATCGCGGGCACGGCGTTCGGGCACACTGCGCCGGCCAGAACGTTCTCGGGCACGCTCTATGTGGCCGCGCACTTCACGCCGGGCAGCGCATTTGCGCTCGAACCGGAGCACGACGAGCGCGGCGTGTACCTCGTGGAAGGCGATCTCGCGATCGACGGCACACCGCTCGAACCCGGCCAGATGGCGGTGCTCGTGCCGGGCGAAACCGTCACGCTCGCGAGCACCGGCGGGGCGACTGTGATGCTGGCGGGCGGCGAGAAGCTTGAAGGCGAGCGTTTTATCGAATGGAACTTCGTCGCGAGTTCGCGCGAGAAAATCGAACTTGCGAAAACCGCCTGGACGGATCAGCAGATGGGCAAGGTGCCCGGCGAGACCGAATGGATTCCGTTGCCGGAGCGCAAGCCGGCCTGA
- the trxA gene encoding thioredoxin, with protein sequence MDTTLATFEKDVIAASTLAPVLVDFWAPWCGPCKTLGPMLQKLETEYEGKWRLVKVNVDENQELAAHFGVRSIPHVVAFADGQAVDQFVGVLPESQLREFLDRLVPDGADAARQNAQAALAEGRREDAYDALKAALALDPGYEDARLDLIELLLDDNRFDEARNEVDLLSPKTTQGIDARYNAIKTRLDALDAAADLPPTDALEARVAGNPADLEARFDLASALIARRNYAGALEHLLEIVRRDRAFREDIGRKTMLSVFDLAAHQPELVAQWRRKLSAALF encoded by the coding sequence ATGGACACCACCCTGGCCACTTTCGAAAAAGACGTGATCGCAGCGTCGACGCTGGCCCCCGTGCTGGTCGACTTCTGGGCGCCGTGGTGCGGCCCGTGCAAGACGCTCGGACCGATGCTGCAGAAGCTTGAAACCGAGTACGAAGGCAAATGGCGGCTCGTCAAGGTCAACGTCGACGAGAACCAGGAACTCGCCGCGCACTTCGGCGTGCGCAGCATCCCGCACGTCGTCGCGTTCGCGGACGGCCAGGCGGTCGACCAGTTTGTCGGCGTGCTGCCGGAAAGTCAGTTGCGCGAATTCCTCGACCGGCTTGTTCCGGACGGCGCGGATGCCGCGCGGCAGAACGCGCAGGCCGCGCTTGCCGAAGGCCGGCGTGAAGATGCATATGACGCGCTGAAAGCCGCGCTCGCCCTCGATCCCGGTTATGAGGACGCGCGGCTCGATCTGATCGAACTGCTGCTCGACGACAATCGTTTCGACGAAGCACGCAATGAGGTGGACCTGCTGTCGCCGAAAACGACCCAGGGCATCGACGCGCGCTACAACGCGATCAAAACCCGGCTCGACGCGCTCGACGCCGCCGCCGATCTGCCGCCCACCGATGCCCTCGAAGCCCGCGTCGCCGGCAACCCCGCCGACCTCGAAGCACGCTTCGACCTGGCAAGCGCACTGATTGCACGACGCAACTACGCGGGCGCGCTCGAACATCTGCTTGAGATCGTCCGGCGCGACCGCGCATTCCGTGAGGACATCGGCCGCAAGACGATGCTGTCGGTGTTTGACCTTGCTGCTCACCAGCCAGAACTGGTCGCGCAATGGCGGCGCAAGCTTAGCGCGGCGCTGTTCTAA
- the tcdA gene encoding tRNA cyclic N6-threonylcarbamoyladenosine(37) synthase TcdA, translating to MSTPHANAPSDVTPSIAAIETAADADRARRFGGVARLYGAAALAAFERAHVAVIGIGGVGSWAAEALARSAIGTLTLIDLDNVAESNTNRQIHALDGNYGKPKVDAMAERIALIDPACKVRVVEDFVEAGNFPALLGGGFDYVIDAIDSVRTKTALIAWCVEQGQPLITVGGAGGQFDPTRIRIDDLALTIQDPLLSKVRGQLRKQHRFPRGPKAKFKVSAVYSDEPLIYPDAAGPSVDELDELNDQDEPMAASGPVGLNCAGFGSSVCVTASFGFAAAAHVLRALAQRAG from the coding sequence ATGTCCACGCCTCACGCGAACGCCCCTTCCGATGTTACTCCGAGCATCGCCGCAATTGAAACCGCGGCGGACGCCGACCGTGCGCGGCGCTTCGGCGGCGTTGCGCGCCTGTACGGCGCAGCGGCGCTCGCCGCATTCGAGCGCGCGCATGTGGCGGTGATCGGGATTGGCGGGGTGGGGTCGTGGGCGGCCGAGGCGCTCGCGCGCAGTGCGATCGGCACGTTGACGCTGATCGATCTCGACAACGTCGCGGAGAGCAATACGAACCGGCAGATCCACGCGCTCGACGGCAACTACGGCAAACCGAAAGTCGATGCGATGGCCGAACGCATTGCGTTGATCGATCCTGCGTGCAAGGTGCGGGTCGTTGAGGACTTCGTGGAAGCGGGCAATTTTCCGGCGTTGCTTGGCGGCGGCTTCGATTATGTGATCGATGCGATCGACAGTGTGCGCACGAAGACCGCGCTGATCGCATGGTGCGTCGAGCAGGGGCAGCCGCTCATCACGGTGGGCGGTGCGGGTGGCCAGTTCGATCCGACGCGCATCCGCATCGACGATCTCGCGCTGACGATCCAGGACCCGCTGCTGTCGAAAGTGCGCGGGCAGTTGCGCAAGCAGCATCGCTTTCCGCGTGGACCGAAGGCGAAGTTCAAGGTGAGTGCGGTGTATTCGGACGAACCGCTGATCTATCCAGACGCAGCCGGGCCCAGTGTCGATGAACTGGACGAACTAAACGATCAGGACGAACCGATGGCCGCGAGCGGGCCGGTGGGACTCAACTGCGCGGGCTTTGGGTCAAGTGTGTGCGTGACCGCGAGCTTCGGCTTTGCAGCCGCCGCGCACGTGCTGCGTGCGCTTGCGCAACGCGCGGGCTAG
- the pdxH gene encoding pyridoxamine 5'-phosphate oxidase → MTSLAELRKNYSLGSLDEADVDRDPIQQFNAWFAQAQDAQIPEPNAMTLATVDPAGRPSARIVLIKGVDARGFVFFTNYESRKGRELADNAYASLLFHWVELERQVRIEGTIVKTDAEESDTYYASRPLGSRIGAWASDQSQVIESRAQLEAREREISAQYGDHPPRPPHWGGYRLVPDSIEFWQGRPSRLHDRLRYTRDTTGGAGGNWRIARLAP, encoded by the coding sequence ATGACCTCACTCGCCGAACTTCGCAAAAATTATTCGCTCGGTTCGCTGGACGAAGCCGACGTCGATCGCGACCCGATCCAGCAGTTCAACGCGTGGTTTGCCCAGGCCCAGGACGCACAGATTCCCGAACCCAACGCCATGACGCTCGCCACTGTCGACCCGGCCGGCCGGCCATCGGCGCGCATCGTACTGATCAAGGGTGTCGACGCGCGCGGTTTCGTGTTCTTCACCAACTATGAAAGCCGCAAGGGCCGTGAACTCGCGGACAACGCCTACGCGAGCCTGCTGTTTCATTGGGTCGAACTCGAACGGCAAGTGCGTATAGAAGGCACTATCGTTAAGACTGACGCAGAAGAAAGCGACACCTATTACGCATCGCGCCCGCTCGGTTCGCGAATCGGCGCATGGGCATCGGATCAAAGTCAGGTAATTGAAAGCCGCGCGCAACTTGAAGCGCGCGAGCGGGAAATCAGTGCGCAGTATGGCGACCATCCGCCACGCCCGCCGCACTGGGGCGGCTATCGCCTCGTTCCCGACTCTATCGAATTCTGGCAAGGCAGGCCGTCGCGGCTGCACGACCGTCTGCGCTACACGCGGGACACGACCGGTGGTGCCGGCGGCAACTGGCGCATCGCTCGCCTCGCACCTTGA
- a CDS encoding SAM-dependent methyltransferase: MFWEKKLAQWVEDVKSTANLPARLVLWDGQQHDFGQFATPQVTLHVKSATALPYLLEPSLDNLGEAYVKGKIDIEGKLSDIINIGYSLARSTVTSASKLARVRRYFNHSKSSDKKAIQYHYDVSNEFYKLWLDENMVYSCAYFENGDEDLATAQIKKIDHILTKIQLQPGQRLLDIGCGWGALVLRAAQKFGAQCVGVTLSQNQFDLATARVKAAGLEDKIEIRLQDYRDVPGQFDRITSVGMFEHVGRKNLPGYFQKVHDLLVDDGIAMNHGITSSDSDSGETALGGGEFIDRYVFPDGELPHISLALESMQRGGLEAVDVESLRRHYAHTLDIWADNFETHAEEAKKLVDDEKFRIWRVYLAGCAYAFENDDVSIYQVVCRKSGRSAKTLPWSRRYMYDKPL; encoded by the coding sequence ATGTTCTGGGAGAAGAAGCTGGCGCAGTGGGTAGAAGACGTAAAGAGCACGGCCAACCTGCCCGCACGGCTCGTGCTGTGGGACGGCCAGCAACATGACTTCGGGCAGTTCGCCACGCCCCAAGTCACGCTGCACGTGAAGAGCGCAACCGCGCTGCCGTATCTGCTCGAACCGAGCCTCGACAATCTGGGCGAGGCGTACGTGAAGGGCAAGATCGACATCGAAGGCAAGCTGTCGGACATCATCAACATCGGCTATTCGCTCGCGCGCAGTACGGTGACGAGCGCGAGCAAGCTGGCGCGCGTGCGACGCTACTTCAATCACTCGAAGTCGTCGGACAAGAAGGCGATCCAGTATCACTACGACGTCTCGAACGAGTTCTACAAGCTGTGGCTCGACGAGAACATGGTGTACTCGTGCGCGTACTTCGAGAACGGCGATGAAGACCTCGCCACCGCGCAGATCAAGAAGATCGATCACATCCTGACGAAGATCCAGTTGCAGCCGGGTCAACGTCTGCTCGATATCGGTTGCGGCTGGGGTGCGCTCGTGCTGCGCGCAGCGCAGAAGTTCGGCGCGCAATGCGTCGGCGTCACGCTGTCGCAGAACCAGTTCGACCTCGCTACCGCGCGTGTGAAGGCGGCGGGACTCGAAGACAAGATCGAAATCCGGTTGCAGGATTACCGTGACGTTCCCGGGCAGTTCGACCGGATCACGAGCGTCGGCATGTTCGAGCACGTCGGACGCAAGAATCTGCCGGGCTACTTCCAGAAGGTTCACGACCTGCTCGTCGACGACGGCATCGCGATGAATCACGGCATCACGTCGTCGGATTCGGACAGCGGCGAAACGGCGCTCGGCGGCGGCGAGTTCATCGATCGTTATGTGTTCCCGGACGGCGAGTTGCCGCACATCAGTCTCGCGCTCGAATCGATGCAGCGCGGCGGGCTCGAAGCGGTTGACGTCGAGAGTCTGCGCCGTCACTATGCGCACACGCTCGACATCTGGGCAGACAATTTCGAAACGCATGCGGAAGAAGCGAAGAAACTCGTCGACGACGAGAAATTCCGCATCTGGCGCGTGTACCTGGCAGGCTGCGCCTACGCGTTCGAAAACGACGACGTATCGATCTACCAGGTGGTGTGCCGCAAGTCCGGACGCAGCGCGAAAACGCTGCCGTGGTCGCGGCGCTATATGTACGACAAACCGCTGTAA
- a CDS encoding DUF72 domain-containing protein, whose amino-acid sequence MDERALAQSAQKMNEAGDAGLEDEDQFDLFGMPVVPATPAAPAVTSSAPTAPVETKKRRARDVLAAEPSADLLEIAASLPPNVHLGTSSWSFPGWNGIVYGDEYSNSKLSRDGLPAYGAHPLLRTVGIDRSFYAPLPVTDYLRYAQQVPDHFRFIVKAPALVTDATVRAERGEPVSANPCFLNPQLAIDEFVRPCIDGLGAKAGALVFQISPLPDEMLAEPMLFIERLAAFVGALPTLPEGTCYAVEIRDSSMLTPRFIRTLKAAGVRYCVGIHARMPDPLRQAAALALLDAEADAPSGPLIVRWSLHGGFRYEQAKAKYEPFDRLVDEDPQTRRALAELAARYAIAGQPVLIAVNNKAEGSAPLSCVELARLIAEAIERMRHDG is encoded by the coding sequence ATGGACGAACGCGCGTTGGCGCAATCCGCGCAGAAAATGAATGAGGCCGGCGACGCTGGCCTTGAAGACGAAGACCAGTTCGATCTGTTCGGCATGCCGGTGGTACCAGCGACCCCGGCAGCGCCGGCCGTCACTTCTTCCGCTCCTACCGCTCCCGTCGAGACGAAAAAGCGCCGCGCCCGCGACGTGCTCGCTGCCGAACCTTCCGCCGATTTACTCGAGATCGCCGCCTCACTGCCACCGAACGTGCACCTCGGCACGTCGTCGTGGTCGTTTCCAGGCTGGAACGGTATCGTCTACGGCGACGAGTACAGCAACAGCAAGCTGTCGCGCGATGGCCTCCCCGCCTACGGTGCGCATCCGCTGCTGCGCACGGTCGGCATCGACCGGTCGTTCTACGCGCCGTTGCCGGTCACCGATTACCTGCGCTACGCGCAGCAGGTGCCGGACCATTTCCGCTTCATCGTCAAAGCGCCCGCGCTCGTCACCGACGCGACGGTGCGCGCCGAACGCGGCGAACCGGTCTCGGCCAACCCGTGTTTTCTGAACCCGCAACTCGCCATCGACGAGTTCGTCCGGCCGTGTATAGACGGCCTCGGCGCAAAAGCCGGTGCGCTGGTGTTCCAGATCTCGCCTCTGCCCGACGAGATGCTCGCCGAACCGATGCTGTTTATCGAACGCCTTGCCGCGTTCGTCGGAGCGCTGCCGACGCTGCCCGAAGGCACCTGCTATGCGGTGGAAATTCGTGACTCCAGCATGCTGACACCGCGCTTCATCCGTACGCTGAAGGCCGCGGGCGTGCGCTACTGCGTGGGCATTCACGCGCGCATGCCGGACCCGTTGCGGCAGGCGGCCGCGCTGGCGTTGCTCGATGCAGAAGCGGATGCACCATCCGGCCCGCTGATCGTGCGCTGGAGTCTGCACGGCGGTTTCCGGTATGAGCAGGCGAAGGCCAAATACGAGCCGTTCGACCGGCTCGTCGACGAAGATCCGCAAACCCGCCGCGCACTGGCCGAGCTGGCAGCGAGGTACGCGATTGCGGGGCAGCCGGTGCTGATCGCGGTGAATAACAAGGCCGAAGGCTCGGCGCCGCTCAGCTGCGTGGAGCTTGCGCGCCTGATCGCCGAGGCGATCGAGCGGATGCGGCACGACGGCTGA
- the msrA gene encoding peptide-methionine (S)-S-oxide reductase MsrA translates to MSESVETATLGGGCFWCLEAVFLGVDGVNAVESGYAGGHAQRPSYEQVCDGDTGHAEVVNVTFDTAKISYREILDIFFAIHDPTQLNRQGNDVGTQYRSVIFTHSDAQRDIALQAIREITAEAIYDGQIVTQVLPLDGNYWAAEAYHQNYFAQHPDQGYCAFVVAPKVAKFRQKFAHRIKAG, encoded by the coding sequence ATGAGTGAATCAGTCGAAACCGCCACGCTAGGCGGCGGATGTTTCTGGTGCCTCGAGGCCGTGTTTCTCGGCGTCGATGGCGTGAACGCGGTGGAATCCGGCTACGCCGGCGGCCATGCGCAGCGACCGAGCTACGAGCAGGTCTGCGACGGCGATACGGGGCACGCCGAAGTCGTCAACGTCACCTTCGATACGGCGAAAATCAGCTATCGCGAGATCCTCGATATTTTCTTCGCGATCCACGATCCGACCCAGTTGAACCGCCAGGGCAACGACGTCGGCACGCAGTACCGGTCGGTGATTTTCACGCACTCGGATGCGCAACGCGACATCGCGCTGCAGGCCATCCGCGAGATCACCGCCGAGGCCATCTACGACGGACAGATCGTCACCCAGGTCCTGCCGCTAGACGGCAATTACTGGGCGGCCGAAGCCTATCATCAGAACTATTTCGCGCAGCATCCGGATCAGGGCTATTGCGCGTTCGTGGTCGCGCCGAAGGTCGCGAAATTCCGTCAGAAGTTCGCGCACCGGATCAAGGCAGGGTAA
- a CDS encoding flavin reductase family protein yields the protein MKHATPPNFDAAEFKRALAQFATGVTVITTRAPSGQLLGITASSFNSVSLAPPLVLWSLATRSASMPVFRANSHYVVNVLAASQLDLCTRFATVKGDRFEGVSHAEGDSGMPVLDGALAWFECHNRSRYDEGDHVIFVGEVERCGLHENVAEMAPLVFQNGKFHGLKSF from the coding sequence ATGAAGCACGCCACACCACCCAATTTCGATGCCGCCGAGTTCAAGCGCGCACTCGCGCAGTTCGCCACGGGCGTCACCGTCATTACCACGCGCGCGCCGTCGGGCCAGTTGCTCGGCATCACGGCGAGTTCGTTCAATTCGGTTTCGCTGGCGCCGCCACTCGTACTGTGGAGCCTCGCTACGCGCTCCGCATCGATGCCGGTGTTCAGGGCGAACAGCCATTATGTCGTGAATGTGCTCGCCGCGTCGCAACTCGATCTGTGCACGCGTTTTGCCACGGTGAAGGGCGACCGCTTCGAGGGTGTCTCGCATGCCGAGGGCGATAGCGGCATGCCGGTACTGGACGGCGCGCTGGCCTGGTTCGAGTGCCACAACCGCAGCCGCTATGACGAGGGCGACCATGTGATCTTCGTCGGCGAGGTGGAGCGCTGCGGGCTACATGAGAACGTGGCTGAGATGGCGCCGCTCGTCTTCCAGAACGGGAAGTTCCACGGGCTGAAGTCGTTCTGA
- a CDS encoding Lrp/AsnC family transcriptional regulator — MNAISLDATDCRILAVLQQEGRISNLDLAERISLSPSACLRRLRLLEEQGVIERYRACLNQHVLGFELEAFVQVSMRNEQPNWHERFAEAVRDWPEVVGAFVVTGETHYLLRVVAHNLKHYSDFVLERLYKAPGVLDIRSNIVLQTLKEDSGVPVALVEAGTRLGAAGGGQA; from the coding sequence ATGAACGCGATCTCGCTCGACGCCACCGATTGCCGCATTCTGGCGGTGCTTCAGCAAGAAGGACGGATCAGCAACCTCGACCTCGCGGAGCGGATTTCGCTCTCGCCGTCGGCGTGCCTGCGGCGTTTGCGGCTGCTGGAAGAGCAGGGGGTGATCGAACGCTACCGGGCCTGCCTGAACCAGCATGTGCTCGGTTTCGAACTGGAAGCCTTCGTGCAGGTATCGATGCGCAACGAGCAACCGAACTGGCACGAGCGCTTTGCCGAAGCGGTGCGCGACTGGCCGGAGGTGGTCGGCGCCTTCGTCGTAACGGGCGAGACGCACTATCTGCTGCGGGTCGTTGCGCACAACCTCAAACACTACTCGGACTTCGTGCTGGAGCGGCTGTACAAGGCGCCGGGGGTGCTCGATATCCGCTCGAACATCGTGCTGCAGACGCTCAAGGAAGATTCGGGTGTGCCGGTGGCGCTGGTGGAGGCGGGTACGCGGCTGGGGGCTGCGGGCGGCGGCCAGGCGTAG
- the kynB gene encoding arylformamidase, producing the protein MNTLWDITPAVDTATPVWPGDTPVGIERMWRIEAGSPVNVARLTLSPHTGAHTDAPLHYDANGLAIGEVPLDAYLGRCRVIHCIGAAPLVEPRHVAAALGDLDDPPPPRVLLRTYERAPTAAWDSAFCAVAPETIDLLAAHGVKLIGIDTPSLDPQESKTMDAHHRIREHRMAILEGIVLDAVAPGDYELIALPLKLTTLDASPVRAILRALPERT; encoded by the coding sequence ATGAACACACTCTGGGACATCACCCCCGCCGTCGATACCGCCACGCCCGTCTGGCCGGGCGATACACCGGTCGGGATCGAGCGCATGTGGCGCATCGAAGCCGGTTCGCCGGTCAATGTCGCGCGGCTCACGCTGTCGCCGCACACCGGCGCGCATACCGATGCACCGTTGCATTACGACGCGAACGGCCTCGCGATCGGCGAGGTACCGCTCGACGCCTACCTCGGCCGCTGCCGCGTCATTCACTGTATCGGCGCGGCACCGCTCGTGGAGCCGCGACACGTAGCCGCGGCGCTCGGCGACCTCGACGACCCGCCACCGCCGCGCGTGCTGCTGCGCACCTACGAACGCGCGCCGACGGCCGCGTGGGACAGCGCCTTCTGCGCGGTCGCCCCCGAGACCATCGATCTGCTCGCCGCGCATGGCGTGAAGCTGATCGGCATCGATACGCCGTCGCTCGATCCGCAGGAATCGAAAACGATGGACGCGCATCACCGGATCCGCGAACACCGGATGGCAATTCTTGAGGGCATCGTGCTCGATGCCGTCGCACCCGGCGACTACGAACTGATCGCGCTGCCGCTCAAACTCACGACGCTCGATGCCAGCCCCGTGCGCGCCATACTGCGCGCGCTGCCCGAGCGTACGTGA